The proteins below come from a single Balaenoptera musculus isolate JJ_BM4_2016_0621 chromosome 1, mBalMus1.pri.v3, whole genome shotgun sequence genomic window:
- the PRMT6 gene encoding LOW QUALITY PROTEIN: protein arginine N-methyltransferase 6 (The sequence of the model RefSeq protein was modified relative to this genomic sequence to represent the inferred CDS: deleted 1 base in 1 codon) has protein sequence MSQPKRRKLESGGGGEGGEGTEEEDGGELEVALPRPRRTRRERDQLYYQCYSDVSVHEEMIADRVRTDAYRLGILRNWAALRGKTVLDVGAGTGILSIFCAQAGARRVYAVEASDIWQQAREVVRLNGLEDRVHVLPGPVETVELPEQVDAIVSEWMGCGLLHESMLSSVLHARTKWLKEGGLLLPASAELFVAPISDQMLELRLSFWSQMKQLYGVDMSCLESFATRCLMGHSEIVVQGLSGEDVLARPQCFAQLELARAGLEQELEAGVGGRFRFSCYGSAHMHGFAIWFQVTFPGGDSEKPLVLSTSPFHPVTHWKQALLYLNEPVQVEQDTDVSGEITLLPSQDNHRHLRVLLRYKVGDQEEKTKDFAMED, from the exons ATGTCGCAGCCCAAGAGAAGAAAGCTTGAGTCG GGGGGCGGCGGcgaaggaggggagggaactgAAGAGGAAGATGGCGGAGAGCTGGAGGTGGCCCTGCCACGACCCCGGAGGACTAGGCGGGAGCGGGACCAGCTGTACTACCAGTGCTACTCGGATGTATCGGTCCACGAGGAGATGATTGCCGACCGCGTCCGCACCGATGCCTACCGCCTGGGCATCCTGCGGAACTGGGCAGCGCTGCGGGGCAAGACCGTGCTGGACGTGGGCGCGGGCACCGGCATTCTCAGCATCTTCTGTGCCCAGGCCGGGGCCCGGCGCGTGTACGCGGTGGAGGCCAGCGACATCTGGCAACAGGCCCGGGAAGTGGTGCGGCTCAACGGGCTGGAGGACCGAGTGCACGTCCTGCCGGGGCCGGTGGAGACGGTGGAGTTGCCGGAGCAGGTGGATGCCATCGTGAGCGAGTGGATGGGCTGCGGACTCCTGCACGAGTCCATGCTGAGCTCTGTGCTCCACGCGCGGACCAAGTGGCTGAAGGAGGGCGGTCTGCTACTGCCGGCTTCCGCCGAGCTGTTCGTGGCGCCCATCAGCGACCAGATGCTGGAGTTGCGCCTAAGCTTCTGGAGCCAGATGAAGCAGCTCTACGGTGTGGACATGAGCTGCCTGGAGAGCTTCGCCACGCGCTGCCTCATGGGCCACTCAGAAATCGTGGTGCAAGGCCTGTCCGGCGAGGATGTGCTGGCCCGGCCGCAGTGCTTTGCTCAGCTGGAGCTGGCCCGCGCCGGCCTGGAGCAGGAGCtggaggcgggggtgggtgggcgcTTCCGCTTCAGCTGCTACGGCTCGGCTCACATGCACGGCTTTGCCATCTGGTTCCAGGTGACCTTCCCCGGAGGGGACTCGGAGAAACCCCTGGTGCTGTCCACCTCGCCTTTTCACCCAGTCACGCACTGGAAGCAGGCACTCCTCTACCTGAACGAGCCTGTGCAAGTGGAGCAAGATACGGACGTTTCCGGAGAGATCACGCTGCTGCCCTCCCAGGACAACCACCGTCACCTACGCGTGCTGCTGCGCTACAAAGTGGGCGACCAGGAGGAAAAGACCAAAGACTTTGCCATGGAGGACTGA